The Candidatus Neomarinimicrobiota bacterium genome has a window encoding:
- a CDS encoding alpha/beta hydrolase family protein, which produces MMRSVQLIAYLLPLLLIFSCSLQFSTEELAFQSGRFRVVGDLRLPPGPGPHPVVVFVHGDGPNNRTSGVTYPPIMDRMLAVGYAAFAWDKPGTGESSGKIDRSRLLEQRAQIVLDAVEFLKERPDIDTQRIGLWGISQAGYVMPRVLERSEDIAFMIAVSCPGEPGAEQGAYLFAAQALCAGASEEEATQIEYLLAEIERADDYETYVRYKEQLAGYPFLEGLGLNLLVATEEQWHHPNFEGDYFWDPMTVIERTTIPVLAFFGGKDTQADPIQGARAYRAALERAGNPHYRVELIPRVDHNLIISETGSLREREQRSRRGWQNYAPVYLDILEEWLRELHEQTP; this is translated from the coding sequence ATGATGAGAAGCGTCCAACTGATAGCTTATTTGCTGCCCCTGCTACTCATTTTCAGTTGCAGCCTGCAGTTCAGCACCGAGGAACTGGCATTCCAGTCTGGCCGCTTTCGGGTGGTGGGTGACCTGAGGTTGCCGCCGGGACCGGGGCCGCATCCGGTAGTGGTATTCGTGCACGGTGACGGGCCGAATAACCGTACTTCGGGGGTGACGTATCCGCCGATCATGGATCGCATGCTGGCTGTCGGTTACGCTGCCTTTGCCTGGGACAAGCCGGGTACGGGTGAATCCAGCGGCAAGATCGACCGCAGCCGGCTGCTTGAGCAGCGAGCACAGATCGTCCTGGATGCGGTGGAGTTTCTCAAGGAGCGTCCCGACATCGATACCCAACGGATCGGCCTATGGGGGATCAGCCAGGCGGGCTACGTGATGCCCCGGGTCCTGGAGAGGAGCGAAGACATTGCCTTTATGATCGCAGTATCCTGTCCGGGTGAGCCCGGAGCGGAACAGGGCGCCTATCTCTTCGCGGCCCAGGCCTTGTGTGCGGGGGCTTCAGAAGAAGAGGCCACCCAGATCGAGTATCTGCTCGCAGAGATCGAAAGAGCAGACGACTACGAAACCTACGTGCGGTATAAAGAGCAGCTGGCCGGCTACCCGTTCCTGGAGGGGCTGGGCCTCAACCTGCTGGTCGCAACGGAAGAGCAATGGCACCACCCCAATTTCGAGGGTGATTACTTCTGGGATCCGATGACGGTCATCGAGCGCACCACCATTCCGGTCCTGGCCTTTTTCGGCGGGAAGGACACCCAGGCCGACCCGATCCAGGGTGCCCGGGCCTATCGGGCGGCCCTGGAGCGCGCCGGGAATCCCCATTACCGGGTAGAACTGATCCCCAGGGTGGACCATAACCTGATCATCTCGGAGACCGGCAGCCTGAGGGAACGGGAGCAGCGGTCGCGCAGAGGGTGGCAGAACTACGCGCCGGTTTACCTGGATATTCTGGAAGAGTGGCTCCGGGAGCTGCATGAGCAAACGCCCTGA